A stretch of Vigna angularis cultivar LongXiaoDou No.4 chromosome 4, ASM1680809v1, whole genome shotgun sequence DNA encodes these proteins:
- the LOC108330828 gene encoding RNA-binding protein 1 gives MNLKMDSDRAKLFVGGISRETTEDVLKFHFAKYGTVLDSTISVDHSTRCPRGFGFVTFSDLSAADQALQDTHVILGRTVEVKKAIPRSEQQHQNQLHNRGGGNYSSSCDCSSDTNVRTKKIFVGGLPAGISEEEFKQYFERFGRITDVVVMQDSVTHRPRGFGFITFDSEESVQSVMVKSFHDLNGRQVEVKRAVPKEGNHGYDGFSKLRSKSERGVPKSFPPYSPRNMLPGLAPLPWYGSDGVYAYGSNAYGCWYPMGGYGGNGYAIPSEASRNFWYGPMMAGPQACQVPYASAIPNLAWGRIGIVGGGLGSWGYGGILGSATNLKFDQPFIGNGFVPGNTTLHHGVKQNVVDSSSLKGSNGEISS, from the exons atgaatttgaagatgGATTCCGATAGAGCGAAGCTGTTCGTAGGGGGCATTTCTCGTGAAACCACCGAAGATGTTCTCAAATTCCACTTCGCCAAGTACGGTACCGTTTTGGACTCCACTATCTCCGTAGACCACAGCACCCGATGCCCTAGAGGTTTCGGCTTCGTCACCTTCTCTGACCTCTCCGCCGCCGATCAAGCCCTGCAAGACACGCATGTCATTCTCGGAAGAACG GTAGAAGTAAAGAAAGCAATTCCAAGGAGTGAACAGCAACACCAAAACCAGTTACACAATAGAGGCGGAGGTAACTATAGTAGTAGTTGTGACTGTAGCAGTGACACCAACGTTAGGACTAAAAAGATTTTTGTGGGGGGTTTACCTGCTGGAATATCTGAGGAGGAGTTTAAGCAATACTTTGAGAGGTTTGGTCGGATAACTGACGTTGTGGTGATGCAGGACAGTGTTACTCACCGGCCCAGGGGGTTTGGGTTCATCACCTTTGATTCCGAGGAATCGGTTCAAAGCGTTATGGTGAAGAGTTTTCATGACTTGAATGGTAGACAGGTGGAGGTCAAGAGGGCTGTTCCTAAAGAGGGGAACCATGGGTATGATGGTTTTAGTAAATTGAGAAGTAAGAGTGAAAGAGGAGTTCCTAAAAGTTTTCCTCCTTACAGTCCTAGGAATATGCTTCCGGGTCTTGCTCCTTTGCCGTGGTATGGTAGTGACGGAGTATATGCATATGGTTCTAATGCTTACGGTTGTTGGTACCCTATGGGTGGGTATGGGGGGAACGGATATGCGATTCCGTCTGAAGCTTCTAGGAACTTCTGGTACGGGCCAATGATGGCTGGTCCTCAGGCATGTCAGGTGCCTTATGCTAGTGCTATTCCAAACTTAGCGTGGGGTAGGATTGGAATAGTAGGTGGTGGTCTAGGATCTTGGGGGTATGGTGGCATTCTTGGGTCTGcaacaaatttgaaatttgatcaaCCTTTTATTGGCAACGGATTTGTTCCAGGCAACACGACGTTGCATCATGGTGTAAAGCAGAATGTTGTGGACTCTTCCAGTTTGAAAGGGAGCAATGGTGAAATATCTAGCTGA
- the LOC108329881 gene encoding uncharacterized protein LOC108329881 isoform X1, producing the protein MMLGDGDETPSRFELLSMVKKNSKLIGQTVVEDQDQDTSDVEMDMRFWHDVFDLYFVRGMESRGRQDDDLVFFVRKLGSHGSGSNNKTEIVEPYFVRRWAPKLQDLVDETSIDVDWRRSFYLNLIAHTSFSVTVAICSRQDLLNHRTGEDTPLSPIYKIVKTVYASPSRVNFQLDSKKEVETTPAYPDICFAIDDFDSTFDAVVLTEKDHCYCVVLNAHDGAAFPSEKVSNDCNNSSNLEVHTRSTKKKDTKLTLFSGFVSYQMVRDAYDAGGRSRFGSLLSVGHSSGKTDRIYMKGPGGRGEVEVAVSGVADQSHEDSGPFSPVISKKGFGLGVIVRRAASAASVAARHAYAAASTSSSNFDDLIPLKCSLMSISLPWECIAYDLLFKGAPAVNM; encoded by the exons ATGATGCTGGGCGATGGAGACGAAACCCCCTCAAG GTTTGAATTGTTGAGCATGGTGAAGAAAAACTCCAAGTTAATTGGGCAAACGGTAGTTGAGGATCAAGATCAAGATACTTCTGATGTTGAAATGGATATGAGGTTTTGGCACGATGTTTTTGATTTGTATTTCGTCCGTGGCATGGAGTCAAGGGGACGTCAAGACGATGATCTTGTTTTCTTTGTCAGAAAATTG GGTTCCCATGGTTCTGGTTCCAACAATAAAACAGAGATCGTCGAGCCTTATTTTGTACGCAGGTGGGCACCTAAg TTGCAAGACTTAGTTGATGAAACTTCTATAGATGTGGACTGGAGGCGATCATTTTACTTGAATTTAATTGCCCATACATCATTCAGTGTAACTGTTGCAATTTGCAG TCGCCAGGATCTTCTTAATCATCGAACTGGGGAGGATACACCTTTATCCCCTATATACAAG ATTGTGAAGACGGTTTATGCATCCCCAAGTCGTGTAAATTTTCAATTGGACTCTAAAAAG GAAGTGGAAACGACTCCTGCTTATCCAGATATATGTTTTGCAATTGATGATTTTGACTCTACTTTTGATGCTGTG GTTTTGACCGAAAAAGATCATTGCTATTGTGTAGTTCTAAACGCACATGATGGGGCAGCATTTCCAAGTGAGAAGGTGTCAAATGATTGTAATAATAGCTCCAATTTGGAAGTCCATACTAGATCCACAAAGAAAAAGGATACAAAG CTTACCCTTTTCTCAGGATTTGTAAGCTATCAAATGGTTCGAGATGCTTATGATG CAGGTGGCAGGTCCCGATTTGGGAGCCTTTTATCAGTGGGCCATTCTTCTGGCAAAACAGATAGGATTTACATGAAAGGTCCTGGAGGCCGAGGAGAAGTTGAAGTAGCTGTTTCTGGTGTTGCAG ATCAAAGCCACGAGGACTCAGGCCCATTTTCTCCAGTTATATCAAAGAAAGGGTTCGGGCTTGGCGTAATTGTCCGCAGAGCAGCTTCCGCCGCATCAGTAGCAGCAAGGCATGCTTATGCAGCGGCCTCTACCTCTAGCTCAAACTTTGATGATTTGATACCTTTGAAGTGCAGCTTAATGTCCATATCATTACCCTGGGAATGTATTGCGTATGATCTTCTGTTTAAG GGAGCTCCTGCGGTTAACATGTGA
- the LOC108329881 gene encoding uncharacterized protein LOC108329881 isoform X2: protein MMLGDGDETPSRFELLSMVKKNSKLIGQTVVEDQDQDTSDVEMDMRFWHDVFDLYFVRGMESRGRQDDDLVFFVRKLGSHGSGSNNKTEIVEPYFVRRWAPKLQDLVDETSIDVDWRRSFYLNLIAHTSFSVTVAICSRQDLLNHRTGEDTPLSPIYKIVKTVYASPSRVNFQLDSKKEVETTPAYPDICFAIDDFDSTFDAVVLTEKDHCYCVVLNAHDGAAFPSEKVSNDCNNSSNLEVHTRSTKKKDTKLTLFSGFVSYQMVRDAYDGGRSRFGSLLSVGHSSGKTDRIYMKGPGGRGEVEVAVSGVADQSHEDSGPFSPVISKKGFGLGVIVRRAASAASVAARHAYAAASTSSSNFDDLIPLKCSLMSISLPWECIAYDLLFKGAPAVNM, encoded by the exons ATGATGCTGGGCGATGGAGACGAAACCCCCTCAAG GTTTGAATTGTTGAGCATGGTGAAGAAAAACTCCAAGTTAATTGGGCAAACGGTAGTTGAGGATCAAGATCAAGATACTTCTGATGTTGAAATGGATATGAGGTTTTGGCACGATGTTTTTGATTTGTATTTCGTCCGTGGCATGGAGTCAAGGGGACGTCAAGACGATGATCTTGTTTTCTTTGTCAGAAAATTG GGTTCCCATGGTTCTGGTTCCAACAATAAAACAGAGATCGTCGAGCCTTATTTTGTACGCAGGTGGGCACCTAAg TTGCAAGACTTAGTTGATGAAACTTCTATAGATGTGGACTGGAGGCGATCATTTTACTTGAATTTAATTGCCCATACATCATTCAGTGTAACTGTTGCAATTTGCAG TCGCCAGGATCTTCTTAATCATCGAACTGGGGAGGATACACCTTTATCCCCTATATACAAG ATTGTGAAGACGGTTTATGCATCCCCAAGTCGTGTAAATTTTCAATTGGACTCTAAAAAG GAAGTGGAAACGACTCCTGCTTATCCAGATATATGTTTTGCAATTGATGATTTTGACTCTACTTTTGATGCTGTG GTTTTGACCGAAAAAGATCATTGCTATTGTGTAGTTCTAAACGCACATGATGGGGCAGCATTTCCAAGTGAGAAGGTGTCAAATGATTGTAATAATAGCTCCAATTTGGAAGTCCATACTAGATCCACAAAGAAAAAGGATACAAAG CTTACCCTTTTCTCAGGATTTGTAAGCTATCAAATGGTTCGAGATGCTTATGATG GTGGCAGGTCCCGATTTGGGAGCCTTTTATCAGTGGGCCATTCTTCTGGCAAAACAGATAGGATTTACATGAAAGGTCCTGGAGGCCGAGGAGAAGTTGAAGTAGCTGTTTCTGGTGTTGCAG ATCAAAGCCACGAGGACTCAGGCCCATTTTCTCCAGTTATATCAAAGAAAGGGTTCGGGCTTGGCGTAATTGTCCGCAGAGCAGCTTCCGCCGCATCAGTAGCAGCAAGGCATGCTTATGCAGCGGCCTCTACCTCTAGCTCAAACTTTGATGATTTGATACCTTTGAAGTGCAGCTTAATGTCCATATCATTACCCTGGGAATGTATTGCGTATGATCTTCTGTTTAAG GGAGCTCCTGCGGTTAACATGTGA
- the LOC108330807 gene encoding uncharacterized protein LOC108330807 isoform X1, with product MASPKPKSGKILAEFLKEQQDPFILDLYLLEKGYSTKNKKREPLFQFSKVLTTLHKKLVFHNPSCILIRESHIINQHVLHTVPRQPESSDQTIEDTDRFSSSTATNSTVYLSCSDSDEDGTAVSPQKNKALFFPNNCHASNTGIPQSQQTTDNEKHEQRCLEGDPVPECGSRTVSVTEEATLKQDVSGMEERRSSCCVFVPKKMTEDSVLSVALWSSLIQSAKREKCSKELGELLGANANVCHVLKSKTLLHKLKQVVFYCVREISVNVWRKECREHQCLKESRGREELGKIICVRTRELGGNERNRIASLLSLDEWSEFKPQVRHICVEIADALLERLTMDIVAEMV from the exons ATGGCTTCACCAAAACCCAAATCAGGGAAAATACTCGCAGAATTTCTAAAGGAACAACAAGACCCTTTCATCCTTGACCTTTACCTTCTAGAAAAAGGCTACTCAACCAAGAACAAAAAGAGAGAGCCTCTATTCCAATTTTCCAAAGTTCTTACTACTCTACACAAGAAGCTTGTTTTCCACAACCCTAGCTGTATTCTTATCAGGGAATCTCACATCATAAACCAACACGTTCTTCATACTGTCCCTCGTCAACCCGAAAGCAGTGATCAAACAATCGAAGACACGGATCGGTTCTCATCCTCAACCGCCACCAACTCAACCGTCTACCTCTCGTGCTCGGACTCCGATGAGGACGGAACCGCGGTGTCGCCACAGAAAAACAAAGCTTTGTTTTTTCCAAACAATTGCCACGCTTCGAATACGGGAATTCCGCAGAG CCAACAGACTACCGACAATGAAAAGCACGAGCAGAGATGCTTAGAAGGAGACCCTGTTCCAGAGTGTGGGAGTAGAA CAGTTTCTGTAACGGAGGAGGCGACGTTGAAGCAGGATGTTTCGGGaatggaagagagaaggagCAGTTGCTGTGTGTTTGTACCGAAGAAAATGACGGAGGATTCGGTGTTATCGGTGGCTCTGTGGAGTTCGCTTATTCAGTCGGCGAAGAGAGAAAAGTGTAGCAAGGAATTGGGAGAGCTCCTTGGGGCAAACGCAAACGTTTGCCACGTCTTGAAGTCTAAAACTCTTTTGCATAAGCTAAAGCAGGTGGTGTTTTATTGCGTGAGAGAAATCAGTGTAAATGTTTGGAGAAAAGAGTGTAGGGAACACCAATGTTTGAAAGAATCAAGGGGACGTGAGGAGTTGGGGAAGATCATATGTGTGAGGACAAGGGAATTGGGTGGAAATGAGAGAAACAGAATAGCCAGCTTGCTGAGTTTGGATGAATGGAGTGAGTTTAAGCCTCAAGTGAGACATATTTGCGTTGAGATTGCGGACGCTCTTTTGGAACGCTTGACCATGGACATTGTAGCAGAGATGGTTTAA
- the LOC108329881 gene encoding uncharacterized protein LOC108329881 isoform X4 produces MFLICISSVAWSQGDVKTMILFSLSENCLVFLQGSHGSGSNNKTEIVEPYFVRRWAPKLQDLVDETSIDVDWRRSFYLNLIAHTSFSVTVAICSRQDLLNHRTGEDTPLSPIYKIVKTVYASPSRVNFQLDSKKEVETTPAYPDICFAIDDFDSTFDAVVLTEKDHCYCVVLNAHDGAAFPSEKVSNDCNNSSNLEVHTRSTKKKDTKLTLFSGFVSYQMVRDAYDAGGRSRFGSLLSVGHSSGKTDRIYMKGPGGRGEVEVAVSGVADQSHEDSGPFSPVISKKGFGLGVIVRRAASAASVAARHAYAAASTSSSNFDDLIPLKCSLMSISLPWECIAYDLLFKGAPAVNM; encoded by the exons ATGTTTTTGATTTGTATTTCGTCCGTGGCATGGAGTCAAGGGGACGTCAAGACGATGATCTTGTTTTCTTTGTCAGAAAATTG TCTTGTTTTCCTTCAGGGTTCCCATGGTTCTGGTTCCAACAATAAAACAGAGATCGTCGAGCCTTATTTTGTACGCAGGTGGGCACCTAAg TTGCAAGACTTAGTTGATGAAACTTCTATAGATGTGGACTGGAGGCGATCATTTTACTTGAATTTAATTGCCCATACATCATTCAGTGTAACTGTTGCAATTTGCAG TCGCCAGGATCTTCTTAATCATCGAACTGGGGAGGATACACCTTTATCCCCTATATACAAG ATTGTGAAGACGGTTTATGCATCCCCAAGTCGTGTAAATTTTCAATTGGACTCTAAAAAG GAAGTGGAAACGACTCCTGCTTATCCAGATATATGTTTTGCAATTGATGATTTTGACTCTACTTTTGATGCTGTG GTTTTGACCGAAAAAGATCATTGCTATTGTGTAGTTCTAAACGCACATGATGGGGCAGCATTTCCAAGTGAGAAGGTGTCAAATGATTGTAATAATAGCTCCAATTTGGAAGTCCATACTAGATCCACAAAGAAAAAGGATACAAAG CTTACCCTTTTCTCAGGATTTGTAAGCTATCAAATGGTTCGAGATGCTTATGATG CAGGTGGCAGGTCCCGATTTGGGAGCCTTTTATCAGTGGGCCATTCTTCTGGCAAAACAGATAGGATTTACATGAAAGGTCCTGGAGGCCGAGGAGAAGTTGAAGTAGCTGTTTCTGGTGTTGCAG ATCAAAGCCACGAGGACTCAGGCCCATTTTCTCCAGTTATATCAAAGAAAGGGTTCGGGCTTGGCGTAATTGTCCGCAGAGCAGCTTCCGCCGCATCAGTAGCAGCAAGGCATGCTTATGCAGCGGCCTCTACCTCTAGCTCAAACTTTGATGATTTGATACCTTTGAAGTGCAGCTTAATGTCCATATCATTACCCTGGGAATGTATTGCGTATGATCTTCTGTTTAAG GGAGCTCCTGCGGTTAACATGTGA
- the LOC108329881 gene encoding uncharacterized protein LOC108329881 isoform X3: protein MMLGDGDETPSRFELLSMVKKNSKLIGQTVVEDQDQDTSDVEMDMRFWHDVFDLYFVRGMESRGRQDDDLVFFVRKLGSHGSGSNNKTEIVEPYFVRRWAPKLQDLVDETSIDVDWRRSFYLNLIAHTSFSVTVAICSRQDLLNHRTGEDTPLSPIYKIVKTVYASPSRVNFQLDSKKEVETTPAYPDICFAIDDFDSTFDAVVINHFILNAHDGAAFPSEKVSNDCNNSSNLEVHTRSTKKKDTKLTLFSGFVSYQMVRDAYDAGGRSRFGSLLSVGHSSGKTDRIYMKGPGGRGEVEVAVSGVADQSHEDSGPFSPVISKKGFGLGVIVRRAASAASVAARHAYAAASTSSSNFDDLIPLKCSLMSISLPWECIAYDLLFKGAPAVNM, encoded by the exons ATGATGCTGGGCGATGGAGACGAAACCCCCTCAAG GTTTGAATTGTTGAGCATGGTGAAGAAAAACTCCAAGTTAATTGGGCAAACGGTAGTTGAGGATCAAGATCAAGATACTTCTGATGTTGAAATGGATATGAGGTTTTGGCACGATGTTTTTGATTTGTATTTCGTCCGTGGCATGGAGTCAAGGGGACGTCAAGACGATGATCTTGTTTTCTTTGTCAGAAAATTG GGTTCCCATGGTTCTGGTTCCAACAATAAAACAGAGATCGTCGAGCCTTATTTTGTACGCAGGTGGGCACCTAAg TTGCAAGACTTAGTTGATGAAACTTCTATAGATGTGGACTGGAGGCGATCATTTTACTTGAATTTAATTGCCCATACATCATTCAGTGTAACTGTTGCAATTTGCAG TCGCCAGGATCTTCTTAATCATCGAACTGGGGAGGATACACCTTTATCCCCTATATACAAG ATTGTGAAGACGGTTTATGCATCCCCAAGTCGTGTAAATTTTCAATTGGACTCTAAAAAG GAAGTGGAAACGACTCCTGCTTATCCAGATATATGTTTTGCAATTGATGATTTTGACTCTACTTTTGATGCTGTGGTAATAAATCACTTTA TTCTAAACGCACATGATGGGGCAGCATTTCCAAGTGAGAAGGTGTCAAATGATTGTAATAATAGCTCCAATTTGGAAGTCCATACTAGATCCACAAAGAAAAAGGATACAAAG CTTACCCTTTTCTCAGGATTTGTAAGCTATCAAATGGTTCGAGATGCTTATGATG CAGGTGGCAGGTCCCGATTTGGGAGCCTTTTATCAGTGGGCCATTCTTCTGGCAAAACAGATAGGATTTACATGAAAGGTCCTGGAGGCCGAGGAGAAGTTGAAGTAGCTGTTTCTGGTGTTGCAG ATCAAAGCCACGAGGACTCAGGCCCATTTTCTCCAGTTATATCAAAGAAAGGGTTCGGGCTTGGCGTAATTGTCCGCAGAGCAGCTTCCGCCGCATCAGTAGCAGCAAGGCATGCTTATGCAGCGGCCTCTACCTCTAGCTCAAACTTTGATGATTTGATACCTTTGAAGTGCAGCTTAATGTCCATATCATTACCCTGGGAATGTATTGCGTATGATCTTCTGTTTAAG GGAGCTCCTGCGGTTAACATGTGA
- the LOC108330525 gene encoding basic leucine zipper 4 translates to MLLHEAVQFPSSPVHQTMLTQSDIEDLFSLINKSIDRPSPGSGSQGSNRTVYSSEERKLRRMQSNRESARRSRYRKKKHLENLTSQLKRLRIQNRFLKNRLASTMHQHLLLSLHNDHLKSEAIAHMATLSDLCGILF, encoded by the coding sequence ATGTTGCTCCACGAAGCGGTTCAGTTCCCGTCTTCTCCGGTTCACCAAACCATGCTGACGCAAAGTGATATAGAAGACCTGTTTTCTCTCATAAACAAATCCATAGACCGGCCCAGTCCGGGCTCCGGTTCGCAGGGATCGAACCGGACGGTTTACTCGTCCGAGGAAAGAAAGCTGAGACGCATGCAATCGAACCGGGAATCGGCCCGAAGGTCCCGCTACAGAAAGAAGAAGCATCTTGAGAACCTGACGAGCCAACTGAAGCGGTTGAGAATCCAAAACCGGTTTCTCAAAAACCGACTCGCCTCGACCATGCACCAACACCTCCTTCTATCCCTACATAACGATCATCTTAAATCCGAAGCTATTGCCCATATGGCCACTCTTTCGGATCTGTGTGGGATTTTGTTTTAG
- the LOC108330807 gene encoding uncharacterized protein LOC108330807 isoform X2 — translation MASPKPKSGKILAEFLKEQQDPFILDLYLLEKGYSTKNKKREPLFQFSKVLTTLHKKLVFHNPSCILIRESHIINQHVLHTVPRQPESSDQTIEDTDRFSSSTATNSTVYLSCSDSDEDGTAVSPQKNKALFFPNNCHASNTGIPQSQQTTDNEKHEQRCLEGDPVPECGSRISVTEEATLKQDVSGMEERRSSCCVFVPKKMTEDSVLSVALWSSLIQSAKREKCSKELGELLGANANVCHVLKSKTLLHKLKQVVFYCVREISVNVWRKECREHQCLKESRGREELGKIICVRTRELGGNERNRIASLLSLDEWSEFKPQVRHICVEIADALLERLTMDIVAEMV, via the exons ATGGCTTCACCAAAACCCAAATCAGGGAAAATACTCGCAGAATTTCTAAAGGAACAACAAGACCCTTTCATCCTTGACCTTTACCTTCTAGAAAAAGGCTACTCAACCAAGAACAAAAAGAGAGAGCCTCTATTCCAATTTTCCAAAGTTCTTACTACTCTACACAAGAAGCTTGTTTTCCACAACCCTAGCTGTATTCTTATCAGGGAATCTCACATCATAAACCAACACGTTCTTCATACTGTCCCTCGTCAACCCGAAAGCAGTGATCAAACAATCGAAGACACGGATCGGTTCTCATCCTCAACCGCCACCAACTCAACCGTCTACCTCTCGTGCTCGGACTCCGATGAGGACGGAACCGCGGTGTCGCCACAGAAAAACAAAGCTTTGTTTTTTCCAAACAATTGCCACGCTTCGAATACGGGAATTCCGCAGAG CCAACAGACTACCGACAATGAAAAGCACGAGCAGAGATGCTTAGAAGGAGACCCTGTTCCAGAGTGTGGGAGTAGAA TTTCTGTAACGGAGGAGGCGACGTTGAAGCAGGATGTTTCGGGaatggaagagagaaggagCAGTTGCTGTGTGTTTGTACCGAAGAAAATGACGGAGGATTCGGTGTTATCGGTGGCTCTGTGGAGTTCGCTTATTCAGTCGGCGAAGAGAGAAAAGTGTAGCAAGGAATTGGGAGAGCTCCTTGGGGCAAACGCAAACGTTTGCCACGTCTTGAAGTCTAAAACTCTTTTGCATAAGCTAAAGCAGGTGGTGTTTTATTGCGTGAGAGAAATCAGTGTAAATGTTTGGAGAAAAGAGTGTAGGGAACACCAATGTTTGAAAGAATCAAGGGGACGTGAGGAGTTGGGGAAGATCATATGTGTGAGGACAAGGGAATTGGGTGGAAATGAGAGAAACAGAATAGCCAGCTTGCTGAGTTTGGATGAATGGAGTGAGTTTAAGCCTCAAGTGAGACATATTTGCGTTGAGATTGCGGACGCTCTTTTGGAACGCTTGACCATGGACATTGTAGCAGAGATGGTTTAA